The following proteins are co-located in the Haloplanus sp. HW8-1 genome:
- a CDS encoding type II toxin-antitoxin system HicB family antitoxin produces the protein MATATEPPAGVEFVHEEDGRVTARHVESGVASFGDSETDALRQLADALDSHFGAGESIDDPETWLAEEGIDAEIGEAGSPPWLE, from the coding sequence ATGGCCACCGCTACAGAGCCGCCGGCCGGCGTCGAGTTCGTCCACGAGGAGGACGGGCGAGTGACGGCCCGGCACGTCGAATCCGGCGTTGCATCGTTCGGCGACAGCGAGACCGATGCACTCCGCCAGCTCGCCGACGCTCTTGACAGTCACTTCGGCGCTGGGGAGTCCATCGACGATCCCGAGACTTGGCTCGCCGAGGAAGGGATCGACGCCGAGATCGGCGAGGCCGGCTCGCCACCTTGGCTCGAATAG
- a CDS encoding type II toxin-antitoxin system HicA family toxin, which translates to MVRTTFSSREIIKALTKHGFVPVGGKGSHTTLRYENADTGEVRTVTVPKGDPIPVGTLQDIADQAGANDFHEFCRWVDRTC; encoded by the coding sequence GTGGTTCGGACGACGTTCTCCTCGCGGGAAATTATCAAAGCGCTCACCAAGCACGGCTTCGTTCCGGTCGGCGGGAAGGGGAGCCACACAACGCTCCGCTACGAGAACGCCGACACCGGCGAGGTTCGGACGGTGACGGTTCCGAAAGGTGACCCAATTCCGGTCGGGACGCTTCAGGACATCGCCGATCAGGCCGGCGCAAACGACTTCCATGAGTTTTGCCGGTGGGTTGACCGGACATGTTGA